Proteins from a genomic interval of Bdellovibrio sp. GT3:
- a CDS encoding ferritin-like domain-containing protein, which produces MSVPEDKKKIVELLNEIIEMEISAVIRYLHYALMIKGPNRIPIVKWFHDQANEGYAHASMIGEKITAYGGHPSLKVSPVPETNTHKVLDILAESLDFELKALAKYKDLLKHVGDDVALEELVRGQIRLETEHVEEVRKMLDVNH; this is translated from the coding sequence ATGTCAGTGCCAGAAGACAAAAAGAAAATCGTGGAATTGCTGAATGAGATTATCGAAATGGAAATCTCTGCGGTTATTCGTTATTTGCACTATGCGCTGATGATCAAAGGACCGAATCGTATTCCTATCGTTAAATGGTTCCATGATCAGGCGAACGAGGGTTATGCCCACGCCTCCATGATCGGTGAAAAGATCACAGCATACGGGGGGCATCCTTCATTGAAGGTGTCTCCGGTGCCGGAAACCAACACGCACAAAGTTTTGGATATTTTGGCAGAAAGCCTGGATTTCGAATTGAAAGCTTTGGCTAAGTATAAAGATCTTTTGAAACATGTTGGTGACGACGTGGCTCTTGAAGAACTGGTGCGCGGTCAGATCCGTTTGGAGACTGAGCACGTTGAAGAAGTTCGTAAGATGTTGGATGTAAATCACTAA
- a CDS encoding sigma-54-dependent transcriptional regulator codes for MKPRILVVDDEESIREFLEIMLKKEGYEITLAEDGQKAKDLLTKKSFDMIISDLQMPHVTGIELLKHVKESYPDTVFMLITAFGTTETAVEAMKMGAYDYLTKPFKIDEVRLNIQNALRSRNLEVENRTLKKELTKEYSFQSMVGNSPAMHVIFDMVKRVSQTPTNVLITGESGTGKEVVAKAIHYNGPLKDRPFVTVNCGAIPENLMESEMFGHKKGSFTGAVVDKAGLFEVADGGTLFLDEVGELPLTIQVKLLRAIQERVIRRVGATEDAKVEVRIIAATNRNLEEMVAKGTFRQDLFYRLNVINIRTPGLRERREDVPLLANHFLKKYNERLNKNIGAISVEAMEILKKYDYPGNVRELENMIERTVALEGGATILPESLPPMVNTSSGRKMASSNEIEMGDDGVDLDKVMGQIEKELLIKAIHSAGGVKKRAAKLLHISFRSMRYRIEKYNLGVVGDDELDDE; via the coding sequence TTCGATATGATCATCTCCGATTTGCAGATGCCTCATGTGACGGGGATTGAACTTCTTAAACACGTGAAAGAATCCTATCCGGATACAGTGTTTATGTTGATCACCGCATTCGGCACGACAGAGACAGCTGTTGAAGCCATGAAAATGGGCGCCTACGACTATCTGACGAAGCCATTTAAGATCGATGAAGTTCGTTTGAACATTCAAAACGCGCTTCGTTCGCGCAATTTGGAAGTTGAAAATAGAACTCTTAAAAAAGAACTTACCAAGGAATACTCATTCCAAAGCATGGTGGGGAACTCCCCGGCAATGCACGTCATCTTTGACATGGTTAAACGTGTATCACAAACGCCAACAAACGTTTTGATCACGGGGGAATCAGGTACAGGTAAAGAGGTCGTTGCCAAAGCGATCCATTATAACGGTCCGTTGAAAGATCGTCCTTTCGTTACCGTGAACTGCGGTGCGATTCCTGAAAATCTGATGGAATCAGAAATGTTCGGTCATAAAAAAGGCTCCTTTACCGGTGCAGTGGTTGATAAGGCCGGTCTATTTGAAGTTGCTGATGGCGGAACACTGTTCCTGGATGAGGTCGGTGAGTTGCCATTGACGATTCAGGTTAAGCTTCTTCGTGCAATTCAAGAACGCGTGATTCGTCGTGTGGGTGCCACAGAAGACGCGAAAGTGGAAGTGCGTATCATCGCTGCGACAAACAGAAATCTTGAGGAGATGGTGGCTAAGGGCACTTTCCGTCAGGATTTGTTCTATCGTTTGAATGTAATCAATATCAGAACTCCGGGCTTGCGTGAGCGTCGTGAGGACGTGCCACTTTTGGCCAACCATTTCCTGAAGAAATACAATGAGCGCCTGAATAAAAACATCGGTGCGATCAGTGTTGAAGCCATGGAAATTCTGAAGAAGTATGACTATCCAGGTAACGTGCGTGAGCTTGAAAACATGATCGAGCGTACTGTGGCCTTGGAGGGTGGTGCGACGATTCTGCCTGAATCATTGCCGCCAATGGTGAACACATCTTCTGGCCGCAAAATGGCGTCATCCAATGAAATTGAGATGGGTGATGACGGTGTTGACTTGGATAAGGTCATGGGCCAAATTGAAAAAGAACTTTTGATCAAAGCGATTCACTCTGCGGGTGGCGTTAAGAAGAGAGCAGCAAAATTGCTTCATATTTCTTTCCGTTCTATGCGTTATCGCATTGAGAAATACAATCTGGGCGTCGTCGGTGATGACGAGCTGGATGACGAATAA